From Pleurocapsa minor HA4230-MV1, one genomic window encodes:
- a CDS encoding DUF1565 domain-containing protein, translating into MESSDCHTNPKLSLSLRQLSRLNRLTNLLLMASIITLSCSIVLQANPIMAQEIAQSPSLDKNNNTIYVDPQGGDDNRLGKKTSPLQTITQALKVAAAGSTIQLASGTYSEATGETFPLVLDNQIVLQGDPQNQGYKTIIQGDGYFLSPTGAGQNVAIAALKDAGGITGITVTNNHSRGHGIWVESASPQIVSNTLTRNGNTGVSVNGQSSPLIENNYFYNNLGNGLLVYGDSQPEVIKNTFEETGFGISLVQHAAAKISENLFDGNRIGIILEGSSQGILRQNEIINSGEAGLMAIAESRVDLGTDDEPGNNVFRSNRKLDIQNATSSEIVAVGTEVQGETQGDINFVQGTSVVSNVSNDNSLKDLAPLPPLPPRRDLPPPVAQPATPTSIEPAPADLPAPPPVIASSTSDINTDNNNKELVFRSSSDSLETAEPENSHVLPVPSPPTISSSSSTAQVKYKVLVEVLDDEEADEVRSLYPEAFETILGGESWLQVGAFSNRDKAKRAEQNLVDLGLATYLLE; encoded by the coding sequence ATGGAAAGCAGCGATTGTCACACCAACCCAAAACTGAGCTTGAGTTTACGCCAGTTATCGCGACTAAACCGATTGACTAATTTGCTCCTGATGGCATCGATTATTACTTTGTCCTGTAGTATTGTCCTGCAAGCCAATCCAATCATGGCACAAGAGATTGCTCAATCTCCTTCTTTAGATAAAAATAACAATACTATTTATGTCGATCCTCAAGGCGGTGATGATAATCGACTAGGTAAAAAAACATCTCCCCTGCAAACCATTACTCAAGCATTAAAAGTAGCTGCTGCTGGCAGTACGATTCAGTTAGCCAGTGGGACATATAGCGAAGCAACAGGAGAAACCTTTCCCCTGGTACTTGATAATCAGATTGTTCTCCAAGGCGATCCCCAAAATCAAGGATACAAAACAATTATTCAAGGAGATGGTTACTTCCTCAGTCCTACAGGTGCAGGACAAAATGTAGCGATCGCTGCACTCAAAGATGCAGGCGGAATCACTGGTATTACTGTCACCAACAATCACTCTAGGGGACACGGTATTTGGGTTGAATCTGCTAGTCCCCAAATAGTCAGCAATACCTTAACCCGCAATGGTAATACAGGCGTTTCTGTTAACGGTCAAAGTTCTCCATTAATCGAAAATAATTATTTTTACAACAATTTGGGTAACGGGTTACTAGTCTACGGTGATTCTCAACCTGAAGTAATTAAAAATACCTTTGAAGAAACAGGGTTTGGTATTAGCTTAGTGCAACATGCTGCTGCTAAGATTAGCGAAAATCTCTTTGATGGCAATCGCATTGGGATTATTTTGGAAGGTAGTTCCCAAGGAATTTTGCGCCAGAACGAAATTATTAATTCTGGTGAAGCTGGCTTAATGGCGATCGCTGAATCTCGCGTCGATCTTGGCACTGATGATGAACCTGGTAACAATGTCTTTCGCAGCAATAGAAAGTTAGATATTCAAAACGCTACTAGTAGCGAAATTGTGGCAGTAGGCACAGAAGTTCAAGGAGAAACCCAAGGGGACATTAATTTTGTTCAAGGAACATCTGTTGTAAGTAATGTAAGTAACGATAATTCCTTGAAGGATTTAGCACCTTTACCTCCTCTACCTCCTCGCCGAGATCTGCCACCGCCTGTAGCTCAACCTGCAACCCCCACATCAATAGAACCCGCGCCAGCCGATTTACCGGCACCGCCACCTGTAATAGCCAGCAGCACTAGTGACATTAATACAGATAACAATAATAAAGAGTTAGTATTTAGATCTTCCTCAGATTCTCTAGAAACTGCCGAGCCAGAAAATTCCCATGTCTTACCCGTACCATCCCCACCGACTATTAGCAGCTCTTCTAGCACAGCTCAAGTTAAATACAAAGTCTTAGTAGAAGTCTTAGATGATGAAGAAGCAGATGAAGTGCGATCGCTTTATCCTGAAGCTTTTGAAACCATTTTAGGCGGGGAATCTTGGCTACAGGTAGGTGCTTTTAGTAATCGGGATAAAGCCAAACGAGCAGAACAAAACTTGGTCGATCTGGGTTTAGCAACTTATCTTTTAGAATAG